The proteins below are encoded in one region of Ursus arctos isolate Adak ecotype North America unplaced genomic scaffold, UrsArc2.0 scaffold_24, whole genome shotgun sequence:
- the SYNGR2 gene encoding synaptogyrin-2 isoform X2: MESGAYGAAKAGGSFDLQRFLTQPQVVTRILCLKYCVFNRNEDACGYGSAIGVLAFLASAFFLVVDVYFPQISNATDRKYLVIGDLLFSALWTFLWFVGFCFLTNQWAATKEADVLVGADSARAAITFSFFSIFSWGALASLAYQRYKAGVDDFIQNYVDPTPDPSTAYASYPGASVDNYQQPPFTQNAETAEGYQPPPVY; this comes from the exons ATGGAGAGCGGGGCCTACGGCGCGGCCAAGGCGGGCGGCTCCTTCGACCTGCAGCGATTCCTGACGCAGCCGCAGGTGGTGACGCGCATCTTGTGCCTG AAATACTGCGTTTTCAACCGCAACGAGGATGCGTGCGGCTATGGCAGCGCCATTGGGGTGCTGGCCTTCCTGGCCTCGGCCTTCTTCCTCGTGGTTGACGTCTATTTCCCCCAGATCAGCAATGCCACTGACCGCAAATACCTGGTCATCGGCGACCTGCTCTTCTCAG CTCTCTGGACCTTCCTGTGGTTCGTTGGTTTCTGCTTCCTTACCAACCAGTGGGCAGCCACCAAGGAGGCAGATGTGCTCGTGGGGGCCGACTCGGCCCGGGCAGCCATCACCTTCAGCTTCTTCTCCATCTTCTCCTGG GGTGCACTGGCCTCCCTGGCCTACCAGCGCTACAAGGCCGGAGTGGACGACTTCATCCAGAACTACGTAGATCCCACCCCAGACCCCAGCACAGCCTACGCCTCCTACCCTGGCGCGTCTGTGGACAATTACCAACAGCCACCCTTCACCCAGAACGCCGAGACCGCTGAGGGCTACCAGCCGCCCCCCGTGTACTGA
- the SYNGR2 gene encoding synaptogyrin-2 isoform X1, which yields MESGAYGAAKAGGSFDLQRFLTQPQVVTRILCLVFALIVFSCIFGEGYSNNHLSEQKYCVFNRNEDACGYGSAIGVLAFLASAFFLVVDVYFPQISNATDRKYLVIGDLLFSALWTFLWFVGFCFLTNQWAATKEADVLVGADSARAAITFSFFSIFSWGALASLAYQRYKAGVDDFIQNYVDPTPDPSTAYASYPGASVDNYQQPPFTQNAETAEGYQPPPVY from the exons ATGGAGAGCGGGGCCTACGGCGCGGCCAAGGCGGGCGGCTCCTTCGACCTGCAGCGATTCCTGACGCAGCCGCAGGTGGTGACGCGCATCTTGTGCCTG GTCTTTGCCTTGATCGTGTTCTCGTGCATTTTCGGCGAGGGCTACAGCAATAACCACCTCTCCGAACAGAAATACTGCGTTTTCAACCGCAACGAGGATGCGTGCGGCTATGGCAGCGCCATTGGGGTGCTGGCCTTCCTGGCCTCGGCCTTCTTCCTCGTGGTTGACGTCTATTTCCCCCAGATCAGCAATGCCACTGACCGCAAATACCTGGTCATCGGCGACCTGCTCTTCTCAG CTCTCTGGACCTTCCTGTGGTTCGTTGGTTTCTGCTTCCTTACCAACCAGTGGGCAGCCACCAAGGAGGCAGATGTGCTCGTGGGGGCCGACTCGGCCCGGGCAGCCATCACCTTCAGCTTCTTCTCCATCTTCTCCTGG GGTGCACTGGCCTCCCTGGCCTACCAGCGCTACAAGGCCGGAGTGGACGACTTCATCCAGAACTACGTAGATCCCACCCCAGACCCCAGCACAGCCTACGCCTCCTACCCTGGCGCGTCTGTGGACAATTACCAACAGCCACCCTTCACCCAGAACGCCGAGACCGCTGAGGGCTACCAGCCGCCCCCCGTGTACTGA
- the SYNGR2 gene encoding synaptogyrin-2 isoform X3, which translates to MESGAYGAAKAGGSFDLQRFLTQPQVVTRILCLVFALIVFSCIFGEGYSNNHLSEQKYCVFNRNEDACGYGSAIGVLAFLASAFFLVVDVYFPQISNATDRKYLVIGDLLFSGCTGLPGLPALQGRSGRLHPELRRSHPRPQHSLRLLPWRVCGQLPTATLHPERRDR; encoded by the exons ATGGAGAGCGGGGCCTACGGCGCGGCCAAGGCGGGCGGCTCCTTCGACCTGCAGCGATTCCTGACGCAGCCGCAGGTGGTGACGCGCATCTTGTGCCTG GTCTTTGCCTTGATCGTGTTCTCGTGCATTTTCGGCGAGGGCTACAGCAATAACCACCTCTCCGAACAGAAATACTGCGTTTTCAACCGCAACGAGGATGCGTGCGGCTATGGCAGCGCCATTGGGGTGCTGGCCTTCCTGGCCTCGGCCTTCTTCCTCGTGGTTGACGTCTATTTCCCCCAGATCAGCAATGCCACTGACCGCAAATACCTGGTCATCGGCGACCTGCTCTTCTCAG GGTGCACTGGCCTCCCTGGCCTACCAGCGCTACAAGGCCGGAGTGGACGACTTCATCCAGAACTACGTAGATCCCACCCCAGACCCCAGCACAGCCTACGCCTCCTACCCTGGCGCGTCTGTGGACAATTACCAACAGCCACCCTTCACCCAGAACGCCGAGACCGCTGA
- the CUNH17orf99 gene encoding protein IL-40 — protein MTVTVSTFHSVLEPEVTPETFIAYKVLEVFPRGRRVVITCHSPQAPPPVTYSLWGSQGTEVAKKAVKTGEPASFSINITLKSRPDLLAYSCQAASPRGVHSASTKLQMYWELWTKPVSQLQANFTLLDKASGPRVEISCQVSSGSPPITYSLVGKDGSVHTQQRPNYGQPANFSFALTNTSNWLQCQAENDISVQSSPFKMVPPGQLPQGAIVVLTGSLASIAAVTSWLLGPALWTRALMH, from the exons ATGACGGTGACAGTAAGTACCTTCCACAGTGTGCTGGAACCCG AAGTCACCCCTGAGACCTTCATCGCCTACAAAGTCCTGGAGGTTTTCCCCAGAGGCCGCAGGGTGGTCATAACCTGCCACTCACCCCAGGCACCCCCGCCTGTCACCTACTCCCTCTGGGGCAGCCAGGGCACTGAGGTCGCCAAGAAGGCGGTGAAGACCGGAGAGCCAGCCTCCTTCAGCATCAATATCACACTCAAGTCCAGGCCAGACCTGCTCGCTTACTCCTGCCAGGCGGCCTCCCCCCGGGGTGTGCACTCGGCCAGCACCAAGCTGCAGATGTACTGGGAGCTGTGGACCA AGCCCGTGTCCCAGCTGCAGGCGAACTTCACCTTGCTGGACAAGGCATCGGGCCCCAGGGTAGAGATTTCCTGCCAGGTGTCCTCGGGCAGCCCACCCATCACCTACAGCCTGGTCGGGAAGGACGGGTCCGTCCACACGCAGCAGAGACCGAACTACGGGCAGCCTGCCAACTTCTCCTTCGCCCTTACCAACACGTCCAACTGGCTCCAGTGCCAGGCTGAAAATGACATCAGTGTCCAGTCCAGCCCCTTCAAGATGGTGCCCCCAG GACAGCTGCCCCAGGGGGCTATTGTGGTGCTGACTGGGAGCCTCGCCTCCATTGCAGCTGTCACCTCCTGGTTGCTAGGCCCGGCCTTGTGGACCAG GGCACTGATGCACTAG
- the TMC8 gene encoding transmembrane channel-like protein 8, whose amino-acid sequence MLRQWSVQSRQALVEPEPEPGVEELWEQEMERLWSSQALVREVPYAMVDKRFIRQLREPEGVKTSCWQRWRRRRETARRRLADAAQRLARGFGLWEGALYEIGGLFGTGIQSYFTFLRFLLLLNLLTLLLTASFVLLPLVWLRPPDTGPSLNFTFQCPGGLQSQTGVPRFHNQLWNVLTGRAFTNTYLFYGAYRAGPESSSAYSIRLAYLLSPLACLLLSFCGILRRMVKGLPQRLFLGQDYKSPVSVKVFSSWDFCIRGLEAATIKKHEISNEFKVELEERRRFLLVQQETRTQRVCHLLTYLRVNVLIGLLVVGAISAIFWATKYSQDNKEESLFVLLQYLPPGIIALVNFLGPLLFVFLIQLENYPPNTEVNLALIWCVVLKLASLGMFSFSLGQTVLCIGRNKTSCASYGYNACDYQCWESAVGEELYKLSTFNFLLTAAFAFFVSLPRRLLVERFSGRFWAWLDREEFLVPKNVLDIVAGQTITWMGLFYCPLLPLLNSVFIFLTFHIKKYTLMRNSKASPRRFRASSSTFFFQLVLLLGLLLAVMPLGYVVSSIHSSWDCGLFANYSAPWQVVPELVALRLPPPGQRILHYLGSHAFSFPFLILLSLVLTVCVSQSQANARAIRGFRKQLVWQVQEKWHLVEDLSRLLPEPGSGGSVGPESPHSRASRPRSFCPGFPCPGSPGPRTPRPGACLEDPARPCGAPVPASRFRFPSSSEL is encoded by the exons ATGCTGAGGCAGTGGTCAGTGCAGTCCCGCCAGGCCCTCGTGGAGCCCGAACCTGAGCCAGGGGTCGAGGAGCTGTGGGAGCAGGAGATGGAGCGGCTGTGGTCCTCCCAGGCTCTGGTGCGGGAGGTGCCCTACGCCATGGTGGACAAGCGCTTCATCCG GCAGCTGCGGGAGCCCGAGGGGGTGAAGACCTCTTGCTGGCAGCGGTGGCGGCGCAGGCGGGAGACTGCGCGACGGCGCCTAGCGGATGCAGCGCAGCGGCTGGCCCGGGGCTTTGGGCTCTGGGAAGGGGCTCTCTACGAGATCGGGG GCCTCTTTGGCACCGGTATCCAGTCCTACTTCACCTTCCTTCGCTTCCTGCTGCTGCTCAACCTCCTGACCCTGCTTCTGACTGCCAGCTTCGTCCTGCTGCCCCTGGTCTGGCTCCGCCCCCCTGACACAGGCCCCTCCCTGAACTTCA CCTTCCAGTGCCCTGGTGGCCTCCAGTCCCAGACCGGTGTTCCCAGATTCCACAATCAACTTTGGAATGTTTTAACTGGCAGG GCCTTCACCAACACCTATCTCTTCTATGGCGCCTACCGGGCAGGGCCCGAGAGCAGCTCAGCCTACAGCATCCGCCTGGCCTACCTCCTGAGCCCCCTggcctgcctgctgctctccttctGTGGGATTCTGCGGCG GATGGTGAAGGGGCTGCCACAGAGGCTGTTTCTGGGCCAAGACTACAAGTCGCCCGTCAGTGTCAAAGTGTTCTCCTCCTGGGACTTCTGTATCCGGGGACTGGAAGCAGCCACCATCAAGAAGCACGAGATCAGCAACGAGTTCAAG GTGGAGCTGGAGGAAAGGCGTCGGTTCCTGCTGGTGCAGCAGGAGACCCGGACCCAGAGGGTCTGCCACCTGCTCACCTACCTGCGGGTCAATGTCCTCATCGGGCTGCTGGTGGTTGGGGCCATCAGTGCCATCTTCTGGGCCACCAAGTACTCACAAGACAACAAAGAG GAGTCCCTGTTCGTGCTGCTCCAGTACCTGCCTCCTGGGATCATCGCCCTGGTCAACTTTCTGGGGCCCCTGCTATTTGTTTTCCTCATCCAGCTGGAGAACTACCCTCCCAACACGGAGGTCAACCTCGCCCTCATCTG gtgcGTTGTGCTGAAGCTGGCCAGCCTGGGaatgttctccttctctctgggccAGACCGTGCTGTGCATTGGACGAAACAAGACCAGCTGTGCGTCCTACGGCTACAACGCCTGTGATTACCAG TGCTGGGAGAGCGCGGTCGGGGAAGAGCTGTACAAACTGAGCACCTTCAACTTCCTCCTCACGGCAGCCTTTGCCTTCTTTGTCAGCCTGCCTCGGAG GCTGCTGGTGGAGCGGTTCTCGGGCCGGTTCTGGGCCTGGCTGGACCGGGAGGAGTTCCTGGTGCCCAAGAACGTCCTGGACATTGTGGCGGGGCAGACAATCACCTGGATGGGCCTCTTCTACTGCCCGCTGCTGCCCCTGCTCAACAGCGTCTTCATCTTCCTCACCTTCCACATCAAGAAG TACACCCTCATGAGGAACTCCAAGGCCTCTCCTCGGCGATTCCGGGCCTCCAGCTCCACCTTCTTCTTCCAGCTGGTGCTCCTCCTGGGCCTGCTCCTGGCCGTCATGCCCCTGGGCTATGTGGTCAGCAG CATCCACTCCTCCTGGGACTGTGGCCTCTTCGCCAACTACTCGGCCCCCTGGCAGGTGGTCCCAGAGCTGGTGGCCCTCCGGCTCCCGCCGCCCGGCCAGCGCATCCTCCACTACCTCGGCTCCCACGCCTTCAGCTTCCCCTTCCTCATACTGCTCAG CCTTGTCCTGACCGTTTGCGTCTCCCAGTCCCAGGCCAATGCGAGAGCCATCCGGGGGTTCCGGAAGCAGCTGGTGTGG caaGTCCAGGAGAAGTGGCACCTGGTGGAGGACCTGTCACGGCTGCTGCCCGAGCCGGGCTCCGGCGGCTCTGTGGGGCCCGAGTCCCCTCACTCCCGAGCTTCGCGCCCGCGGTCCTTCTGCCCTGGATTCCCGTGCCCGGGCTCCCCGGGCCCCAGAACCCCCAGGCCGGGAGCTTGCCTCGAGGATCCCGCCAGGCCATGCGGTGCCCCGGTCCCTGCCTCTAGATTCCGCTTCCCCAGCAGCTCGGAGCTGTAG